In a single window of the Tellurirhabdus bombi genome:
- a CDS encoding DEAD/DEAH box helicase yields the protein MKSNQPIEQMLSGLGITALNPMQQAAHEAILQDKDVFLLSPTGSGKTLGFLLPLLQLLQPEQRGVQCLILSPSRELALQIEQVWKSLRTGYKVNVCYGGHSMATEIQNLSSPPAVLIGTPGRIADHILRKTVRLDEVQTLVLDEFDKSLELGFHDQMAFIIETLKNLRKRVLVSATSGIQLPAFTGLDEPITLNFIPEEVGESSLTTKIVLSDEKDKLDTLFRLVCSLNSEAALIFCNLREVAERVSGFLNEQGVYAAFYHGGMEQDDRERALIQFRNGSVSYLVTTDLAARGLDIPEMKHVIHYQLPPHESEFVHRNGRTARMHASGTAYLLLYREDTRPGYVPEGIEELALPQHYRLPEPPEFQTIYISGGKKNKLAKGDIVGFFSQKGDLEKGDLGRIEVKDFSSFAAVKKAKVKALLERLKTEKMKGKKYKIEVAR from the coding sequence ATGAAGAGTAACCAACCCATCGAACAGATGCTGTCGGGCTTGGGCATCACCGCCCTGAATCCCATGCAGCAGGCCGCACACGAAGCTATTTTGCAGGATAAAGACGTTTTTCTACTGTCGCCTACTGGCTCCGGGAAGACGTTAGGTTTCCTTTTGCCGTTGCTGCAATTGCTTCAGCCTGAGCAACGTGGGGTTCAGTGTCTTATTCTGTCGCCTTCCCGGGAGCTAGCCCTGCAAATCGAACAGGTATGGAAAAGTCTGCGAACAGGCTACAAAGTTAATGTTTGTTACGGCGGTCATTCGATGGCCACGGAAATTCAGAATCTGAGCAGCCCACCAGCGGTGTTGATTGGAACGCCGGGGCGTATCGCGGACCATATTCTCCGAAAAACGGTGCGGCTGGATGAGGTGCAAACCTTGGTTCTGGACGAATTTGACAAATCGCTGGAACTGGGATTTCACGACCAGATGGCTTTTATTATCGAGACGTTGAAAAACCTGCGCAAACGCGTTCTGGTGTCGGCTACGTCGGGTATTCAACTACCTGCTTTTACAGGTTTAGATGAGCCAATAACCTTAAATTTTATTCCGGAGGAAGTGGGCGAAAGCAGCCTGACCACCAAAATTGTTCTTTCGGACGAAAAAGATAAGTTGGATACCTTGTTCCGTTTGGTATGCTCGCTGAACTCGGAGGCAGCCCTGATTTTCTGCAACCTCCGCGAGGTAGCCGAGCGGGTCAGTGGCTTTCTGAATGAGCAGGGCGTATACGCAGCCTTTTACCACGGTGGTATGGAACAGGATGACCGGGAACGGGCTTTGATTCAGTTTCGGAACGGGAGCGTTTCATACCTGGTGACCACCGATCTGGCGGCTCGTGGGCTGGATATTCCCGAAATGAAACACGTGATTCACTACCAGTTGCCGCCGCACGAGTCGGAGTTTGTGCACCGCAATGGCCGAACAGCCCGAATGCACGCTTCCGGAACGGCTTACCTGCTGCTCTATCGGGAGGACACACGACCGGGCTACGTGCCGGAGGGTATCGAGGAGTTAGCACTTCCCCAACATTATAGATTACCAGAACCGCCTGAATTTCAAACGATTTACATTAGCGGTGGAAAGAAAAACAAACTGGCTAAAGGCGACATCGTCGGTTTTTTCTCCCAGAAAGGAGACCTGGAAAAAGGAGACCTGGGGCGGATTGAAGTAAAGGATTTTAGCTCGTTCGCCGCCGTAAAAAAAGCCAAAGTAAAGGCTTTGCTGGAGCGACTTAAAACCGAGAAAATGAAGGGAAAGAAGTATAAAATTGAGGTGGCTCGGTAG
- the msrB gene encoding peptide-methionine (R)-S-oxide reductase MsrB, translating into MKKSMNGLAAFLLAAVVIFMAFTWSKSQQEPRPTRKWQVSKPDAEWKKILTKEQYYILRERGTEMAYSSPLNKNKAAGDYRCAACKTPLFSSAAKFESGTGWPSFYQPINKKNVVNFTDQTHGMVRTEVVCGICGGHLGHVFNDGPEPTGLRYCLNGDALEFAKK; encoded by the coding sequence ATGAAGAAGTCAATGAATGGATTGGCGGCCTTTTTGCTGGCGGCTGTAGTTATCTTTATGGCGTTTACCTGGTCGAAAAGCCAGCAGGAACCTCGCCCGACCCGAAAATGGCAGGTGTCTAAACCCGACGCCGAATGGAAAAAGATTCTGACCAAAGAGCAGTACTATATTTTGCGCGAGCGAGGTACTGAAATGGCTTATTCCAGCCCCCTGAACAAAAACAAAGCAGCCGGAGATTACCGGTGTGCCGCCTGCAAAACGCCGCTTTTCAGTTCCGCGGCCAAGTTTGAGTCGGGAACCGGCTGGCCGAGTTTCTACCAGCCCATCAACAAGAAAAATGTCGTTAATTTTACGGATCAAACGCACGGCATGGTACGTACTGAAGTCGTGTGCGGAATTTGTGGAGGGCACCTGGGTCATGTATTTAACGATGGGCCCGAGCCGACCGGCCTGCGCTATTGCCTCAATGGGGATGCGTTGGAGTTTGCCAAAAAATAA
- a CDS encoding SDR family oxidoreductase, producing MAEITKTALITGGSKGIGYGVAEVLIKQGINVAITSRSKENADEAAASLNKIRPDAALGLAADVRDLASQQEAVAATLQQWGRLDYVIANAGVGHFAPIQELTPEQWQETIDINLTGVFYTAKATLDALKETEGYFITIASLAGTNFFEKGAAYNASKFGLVGFSQAIMLDLRSEGIKVTTIMPGSVATYFDNHQPTEKDAWKIQPEDIGQIVSDLIHMPARTLPSKIEVRPTRPGGK from the coding sequence ATGGCAGAAATTACCAAAACCGCCCTCATCACCGGTGGCTCAAAGGGCATCGGTTACGGCGTAGCCGAAGTCCTGATCAAACAGGGAATCAACGTCGCTATTACCAGCCGCTCCAAGGAGAATGCCGACGAAGCCGCCGCTTCGTTGAACAAAATAAGACCAGATGCCGCCCTCGGACTAGCTGCCGACGTTCGCGATCTGGCCTCGCAACAGGAAGCCGTAGCCGCTACTCTTCAGCAATGGGGACGGCTCGATTACGTCATCGCCAATGCAGGCGTAGGACACTTTGCTCCTATTCAGGAACTTACGCCCGAACAATGGCAGGAAACCATTGACATTAACCTGACGGGTGTCTTTTACACGGCCAAAGCCACGCTGGATGCGCTGAAGGAAACCGAAGGGTATTTCATCACGATTGCGAGCCTGGCAGGAACCAACTTTTTCGAGAAAGGCGCTGCTTACAACGCCAGCAAGTTCGGTCTGGTCGGCTTTTCGCAGGCCATCATGCTGGACCTGCGCAGTGAAGGCATCAAAGTAACCACCATCATGCCTGGTTCCGTGGCTACCTATTTCGATAACCACCAGCCTACTGAAAAAGACGCCTGGAAAATCCAGCCCGAAGACATTGGCCAGATCGTTTCCGATCTCATTCACATGCCCGCCCGGACACTTCCGAGTAAAATCGAGGTGCGTCCTACCCGACCCGGCGGGAAATAA
- a CDS encoding serine hydrolase: MNRQKLIAFSSFLFLLSALTATFGQSRATIAQLRQQIQDTLAKQEGVFAVAFRDLSSGQQLLIRENETFHAASTMKTPVLIEVYKQAAEKRLALTDSILIKNTFRSIVDGSPFTLGSAADSETKLYDRIGQKIPLSTLVYEMIIMSSNLATNLVIELVDAKKVTQTMRDLGAATIQVRRGVEDSKAFAQGLNNTTTAYDLLVIFEKIATGKAVSPEASQAMTGILLDQHFNSIIPANLPKEVRVAHKTGSITGVHHDSGFVILPDGRQYVLALLSKDLKNDSAATKAMASVSELIYRFVTQ, encoded by the coding sequence ATGAACCGGCAAAAACTAATTGCATTTTCTTCTTTTTTATTTCTTCTTTCCGCTCTGACGGCAACATTTGGACAATCACGCGCAACCATCGCGCAGCTCCGTCAGCAAATTCAGGATACCCTGGCAAAACAGGAGGGCGTTTTTGCCGTTGCTTTTCGCGATTTGAGCAGTGGACAGCAGCTTTTAATTCGGGAAAACGAAACCTTCCACGCGGCTAGCACCATGAAGACCCCCGTTTTAATTGAGGTCTACAAACAGGCCGCCGAAAAACGTCTGGCGCTGACCGACTCTATCCTCATTAAAAATACCTTCCGCAGCATTGTTGATGGGAGTCCATTTACGCTCGGGAGCGCAGCCGACAGCGAAACAAAGCTCTACGATCGAATAGGCCAGAAAATTCCTTTATCGACGCTGGTCTACGAAATGATTATTATGAGCAGTAACCTGGCGACCAATCTGGTCATTGAGTTGGTCGATGCCAAAAAAGTGACGCAGACCATGCGCGACCTGGGGGCCGCTACCATCCAGGTACGGCGGGGAGTTGAAGACTCCAAAGCCTTCGCCCAGGGGTTAAACAATACCACCACGGCCTACGATCTGTTGGTGATTTTTGAGAAAATAGCCACGGGCAAGGCCGTCAGTCCCGAAGCTTCCCAGGCCATGACGGGAATTTTACTAGATCAACACTTCAATTCGATTATTCCGGCAAACTTGCCGAAAGAGGTTCGGGTAGCGCACAAAACCGGCAGCATCACCGGCGTTCATCACGACTCGGGCTTCGTCATTTTACCCGATGGCCGCCAGTACGTGCTGGCTCTTTTATCCAAAGACCTAAAGAACGACAGCGCCGCCACGAAAGCCATGGCTTCGGTTTCTGAGTTAATCTACCGCTTTGTGACTCAGTAA
- a CDS encoding PH domain-containing protein: MKVYKANRKGFFKNLILAVGLLLVTIIILDSATFLQSSWLLLPLLAPLGLLLWIYVDTYYQLEQTKLKYKSGFLKGEIDVLQIKEIVKGKTLWAGLKPALASKGLTIKYNRFDEIYIAPENNTDLLRDLLAINSHIVVKEEGK; this comes from the coding sequence ATGAAGGTCTACAAAGCCAATCGGAAAGGATTTTTCAAGAACCTGATTCTAGCGGTTGGGCTTTTGTTGGTGACGATTATTATCCTGGATTCAGCTACGTTCCTGCAAAGTTCGTGGTTATTGTTGCCTTTACTCGCTCCACTTGGTCTGTTGCTCTGGATTTATGTTGATACCTACTACCAATTAGAGCAAACCAAGTTGAAGTACAAATCGGGTTTTCTGAAGGGTGAGATTGATGTCCTGCAAATCAAAGAAATCGTCAAAGGGAAGACCCTATGGGCGGGCTTAAAACCGGCTCTGGCGTCCAAAGGCTTGACAATAAAATACAATCGGTTCGATGAAATTTATATCGCTCCCGAAAATAACACTGATTTGTTGCGGGATTTGCTAGCGATCAATAGCCACATCGTCGTCAAAGAAGAAGGTAAGTAG
- the lysA gene encoding diaminopimelate decarboxylase, translating into MQLQHNRYQIQGVDVVAMTETFGSPLYIYDADKIIEKIGRLRSAFHGVNLKIKYAAKSLTNISILKLMRSQGVDLDVVSFNEAQLGKLAGYEPQQIMFTPSGNATAEIQEAIEAGLQINADSLPLLEWLGQTYGSQVPVCIRINPHIAEGGNIKISTGHADSKFGISILQRDQMLAVVKQYNIPIVGLHVHTGSDFKDANTFLKGAEVLFELASDYPQLQFLDFGSGFKVAYKEGDHITDIDELGQKVSVAFQHFCRQYGRELELWFEPGKFLVSESGFLAVSVNVVKQNPTRTFVGVDSGLNHLIRPMMYDAYHDIINLSNPNGSLQTYTVVGYICETDTFGTDRRLNEVRPGDVLAFKNAGAYGFSMSSNYNARFRPAEVLVYEGKPYLIRRRETFEDLLATQVIMEFEEVIVNK; encoded by the coding sequence ATGCAGTTGCAGCATAATCGTTATCAGATTCAGGGTGTCGATGTAGTAGCCATGACCGAAACCTTCGGTTCGCCGCTCTACATCTACGACGCCGACAAGATTATTGAAAAGATTGGGAGGCTCCGCTCCGCTTTTCACGGGGTTAATCTCAAGATTAAATATGCCGCCAAATCGCTCACCAATATTTCGATTCTGAAGCTGATGCGGAGCCAGGGCGTTGACCTCGACGTGGTTTCCTTTAACGAAGCCCAACTGGGAAAACTGGCTGGCTACGAACCGCAACAGATTATGTTTACGCCCAGCGGCAATGCGACTGCCGAAATTCAGGAGGCCATTGAAGCGGGGTTGCAGATCAACGCCGATAGCCTGCCCCTGCTTGAGTGGCTGGGCCAGACGTACGGCAGTCAGGTGCCGGTTTGCATTCGCATTAATCCGCACATTGCCGAAGGCGGTAACATCAAAATTTCGACGGGCCACGCGGATTCCAAATTTGGCATTTCGATTCTGCAACGCGATCAGATGCTGGCCGTTGTAAAGCAGTATAACATCCCAATTGTCGGTTTGCACGTCCACACGGGCTCTGATTTCAAGGACGCCAACACCTTCCTGAAAGGGGCCGAAGTCTTGTTCGAATTAGCCAGCGATTACCCCCAGTTGCAATTTCTGGACTTTGGCAGCGGCTTCAAAGTAGCTTACAAAGAAGGCGATCACATCACCGATATCGATGAGCTAGGTCAGAAAGTATCCGTAGCCTTTCAGCATTTCTGCCGTCAGTACGGTCGCGAGCTGGAATTATGGTTTGAGCCCGGTAAATTTCTGGTTAGTGAAAGTGGGTTTTTAGCGGTGTCGGTTAACGTGGTTAAGCAAAACCCAACCCGAACGTTTGTTGGCGTTGATTCTGGCCTCAACCACCTGATTCGTCCGATGATGTACGACGCCTACCACGACATCATTAATTTATCGAACCCCAACGGAAGCCTACAGACCTACACCGTTGTTGGTTATATTTGTGAAACGGACACCTTCGGGACCGACCGCCGCCTTAACGAAGTGCGCCCCGGTGATGTACTGGCGTTTAAAAATGCCGGTGCCTACGGTTTTAGCATGAGCTCAAACTACAACGCTCGCTTCCGGCCCGCCGAAGTGCTGGTCTACGAAGGCAAACCGTATCTGATCCGCCGCCGCGAAACGTTCGAGGACTTGCTGGCGACCCAGGTGATCATGGAATTTGAAGAAGTAATCGTTAATAAGTAA
- a CDS encoding penicillin-binding protein 1A, protein MSEIGEWLRAFRRAIGGFFSRIGTGISGLVYRLMAAIAGQERVDSWIGSYRSVRQRVRNWTAEKFDTQSPYFKPIWKLWKVFLYGIAFAIFYIFSIETNFLYLGGEMPSVEELADPKVAQSSEIYSYDKVLIGKFFTENRTPIQYKDLPKHLIDALIATEDVRFYQHSGIDTRSIGRAVYGVLTGNSAGGGSTITQQLAKNLFKTRRKQSRGLLYNIPLVRTLIIKTKEWLMAIKLERNFTKNEILTMYFNTVDFGSNAYGIKTAARTYFRKATDSLSVQESAVLVGLQKATTTYNPLINKEKSRSRRNVVLGQMAKYNYLTAHQADSISALPLRTRYTSDNPYSGPANYFKNAVVAFVEKWGEENGYNLYTDGLKVYTTVDSRIQTYAEDAVSEKMKQLQRTFDNHWKGRSPWTDEKGQEIPDFIDKVAQRTERYKSLQQRFPNEPDSVRYYLYEKKDSMTVFSWKGPQKMYMTPIDSIKYYKRFLQAGMVAMDPKSGFIKAWVGGLDYEFFKYDHVKQGKRQPGSTFKPFVYTTVIDDSTINMGPCDRIQDKPFEARYTENGEEKVWKPKNSVGYFSYSNMTLRRAMARSVNSITAQLTNEVASPQEVVQYAHRMGIKSKLAAVPSVGLGSSDVSLYEMVAAYCTFANRGVYTEPLLVTRIEDRTGKVIEEFVPERKQAIREESAFLMLHMLRGGLEESGGTSQNLWSYNLFKNRNEIGGKTGTTSNNSDGWFIGVSRDLVVGAWVGGDDRSIHFRSTDLGEGAKTALPLVGRFLEKVYEDKSVGVFQGPFGKPTITITKNYLNCGPNDDDEREEDDSDSTDMEGYPGDSLFLPPTPPTEQADTTQAPE, encoded by the coding sequence ATGAGTGAAATCGGGGAATGGCTTCGTGCCTTCCGGAGAGCTATTGGAGGCTTTTTTAGCCGCATCGGCACCGGGATTTCGGGCCTGGTGTATCGCTTGATGGCGGCTATTGCCGGACAGGAACGGGTCGATTCATGGATAGGGTCCTACCGCTCTGTCCGCCAGCGCGTACGAAATTGGACGGCGGAGAAATTCGATACCCAATCGCCTTATTTCAAACCTATCTGGAAGCTATGGAAAGTCTTCCTGTATGGCATTGCGTTTGCCATCTTCTATATTTTCTCTATTGAAACCAATTTCCTGTATCTGGGTGGCGAAATGCCCAGCGTCGAGGAGCTAGCAGACCCCAAAGTAGCGCAGTCATCCGAGATTTACTCGTACGACAAAGTTCTGATTGGTAAGTTCTTCACCGAGAATCGGACGCCCATCCAGTACAAAGATTTACCGAAGCATTTGATTGACGCGCTGATCGCTACGGAAGATGTCCGGTTCTATCAGCACTCGGGCATCGATACGCGCAGTATTGGCCGGGCGGTTTATGGAGTTTTGACCGGCAACAGCGCCGGGGGCGGCAGTACGATTACGCAGCAGCTCGCCAAAAATTTATTCAAGACCCGCCGCAAACAGTCCCGCGGGCTGCTTTATAACATTCCGCTCGTCCGTACCTTGATCATTAAGACGAAAGAATGGCTGATGGCCATTAAACTAGAGCGGAATTTTACGAAAAATGAAATCCTGACCATGTACTTTAACACGGTCGATTTTGGCAGCAATGCGTACGGGATCAAAACGGCGGCCCGAACCTATTTTCGGAAAGCAACCGATAGCCTGAGTGTGCAGGAGTCCGCCGTTTTGGTAGGTTTACAAAAAGCCACGACGACTTATAACCCGCTGATAAACAAAGAGAAATCACGTTCACGCCGGAATGTAGTACTGGGCCAGATGGCCAAATACAACTATTTGACAGCCCATCAGGCCGATTCCATCAGCGCGCTTCCGCTGCGTACCCGCTATACGTCGGATAACCCGTACTCGGGACCGGCCAATTACTTTAAAAATGCCGTGGTGGCGTTTGTAGAGAAATGGGGAGAAGAAAACGGATACAATTTATATACGGATGGATTGAAGGTGTATACCACCGTCGATTCCCGGATACAGACGTACGCGGAAGATGCGGTTTCGGAAAAAATGAAGCAGCTGCAGCGCACGTTTGACAACCACTGGAAAGGCCGCAGCCCGTGGACCGACGAAAAGGGGCAGGAAATTCCGGATTTTATCGATAAGGTGGCGCAACGCACAGAACGGTATAAGTCCCTGCAACAGCGCTTCCCGAATGAGCCGGATTCCGTGCGCTATTACCTGTACGAAAAGAAAGACAGCATGACCGTCTTTTCGTGGAAAGGCCCCCAAAAGATGTACATGACGCCCATCGACTCCATTAAATATTACAAGCGGTTCTTGCAGGCCGGGATGGTCGCGATGGATCCGAAATCGGGTTTTATCAAAGCGTGGGTAGGCGGCTTGGACTATGAATTTTTTAAATACGACCACGTTAAACAGGGAAAACGCCAGCCAGGCTCGACGTTCAAACCGTTCGTGTACACTACGGTTATTGACGATTCGACCATTAACATGGGCCCCTGCGACCGGATTCAGGACAAGCCTTTTGAGGCCCGCTATACGGAAAACGGCGAGGAAAAAGTCTGGAAGCCCAAAAACTCGGTGGGTTATTTTTCGTATTCCAACATGACCTTACGCCGCGCGATGGCACGTTCGGTCAACTCCATTACGGCGCAACTAACCAATGAGGTAGCTTCTCCGCAGGAAGTGGTGCAATATGCGCATCGCATGGGAATTAAAAGCAAGCTGGCGGCCGTTCCATCGGTGGGTCTGGGTTCTTCGGATGTGTCTCTTTATGAGATGGTTGCGGCCTACTGCACGTTTGCTAACCGAGGGGTTTACACGGAACCGTTACTGGTTACTCGCATTGAAGACCGTACGGGAAAAGTCATTGAAGAATTTGTGCCGGAACGAAAACAGGCTATCCGCGAAGAGTCGGCTTTTTTGATGCTGCACATGCTGAGAGGAGGGTTGGAAGAATCGGGTGGAACATCCCAGAATCTCTGGTCGTACAACCTGTTTAAGAACCGGAATGAAATTGGCGGTAAGACCGGGACCACCTCAAATAACTCCGATGGTTGGTTTATTGGCGTTTCGCGGGATCTAGTCGTTGGTGCCTGGGTGGGAGGGGATGACCGAAGTATTCACTTCCGATCTACGGACTTGGGCGAGGGGGCCAAAACGGCGCTGCCGCTGGTGGGCCGATTCTTGGAAAAAGTCTACGAAGATAAATCGGTGGGCGTATTCCAGGGGCCGTTTGGAAAACCGACCATTACCATTACTAAGAATTACCTCAATTGCGGCCCGAACGACGATGATGAGCGAGAGGAAGATGATTCCGATTCGACGGATATGGAAGGCTACCCCGGCGACTCGCTCTTTTTACCGCCCACTCCACCAACAGAACAGGCCGACACCACGCAGGCTCCTGAGTAG
- a CDS encoding RNA polymerase sigma factor — protein sequence MKHSQLPISEDRLVEQLQRREEQAFHLLYDQYSPALYGVISRIIRDEEAARDVLQDAFVKIWRNFPNYDSKKGRLFTWLLNVARNTAIDALRTSHSTESIQNESGLVYTIDQQHNTNQPNSDLIDIPDKVNQLKPDRQEVIDLVYFKGYTHEEAAERLNLPLGTVKTRVRSALQDLKKLFNP from the coding sequence TTGAAACATTCTCAGTTGCCAATTTCCGAAGATCGATTAGTCGAACAACTCCAGCGGCGGGAGGAGCAGGCTTTTCATTTGCTGTACGATCAGTATAGCCCAGCTTTGTATGGCGTAATTTCCCGCATCATACGGGATGAAGAAGCTGCTCGCGACGTATTGCAGGATGCATTCGTTAAGATCTGGCGTAACTTTCCCAACTACGACAGTAAAAAAGGCCGTTTGTTTACCTGGTTGCTGAATGTAGCCCGGAATACGGCTATTGATGCCCTTCGAACAAGTCATTCTACCGAATCAATCCAAAATGAGTCGGGTCTCGTATATACAATTGATCAGCAACACAATACGAATCAGCCCAACTCCGATCTGATCGATATTCCGGATAAAGTGAATCAGTTAAAACCTGATCGTCAGGAAGTCATTGATCTGGTCTATTTTAAAGGGTACACTCATGAAGAAGCGGCCGAGCGTTTGAACTTGCCTTTGGGTACGGTAAAAACCCGTGTCCGATCCGCTTTACAAGACTTGAAGAAGTTGTTTAACCCATGA
- a CDS encoding anti-sigma factor — MNINDYIASGILEEYVLGTVNPQEKREVECLSGIYPEIKQELDALSVALEQYALTLRREPPADVKNKLLKSLDFTPQEQETTAEEDAQSVVPVRELIPLERPAFRGTWIAAASIGLLFLFFSIYLYSQLRTNQQTMAMMRDSARLFQEDIRLLRESEKRTEQTLAVAKQPGTRVIQLDPVGKGQKGPVMLFWNSQTGEVRLEVDSLVRPPEYMQYQLWAIVDGKPVDAGVFDIQDWLHIVQTQKKFARAEAFAITVEKRGGNPTPTMETMVVMGKTNA; from the coding sequence ATGAATATTAACGATTACATAGCATCGGGCATCTTGGAGGAATATGTGCTGGGGACAGTCAATCCGCAGGAAAAGCGGGAAGTTGAGTGTTTGTCTGGTATTTATCCCGAAATAAAGCAAGAGCTAGATGCTTTGTCGGTAGCACTGGAACAATATGCTTTGACATTGCGGCGCGAACCACCCGCCGACGTAAAAAACAAATTATTAAAAAGCCTGGATTTTACGCCCCAAGAGCAGGAGACTACCGCCGAAGAAGACGCCCAGTCCGTAGTACCGGTTCGGGAATTAATTCCATTGGAACGTCCCGCCTTCCGGGGGACCTGGATCGCAGCGGCGTCGATTGGCCTTCTTTTCTTGTTTTTTTCCATCTATCTATATTCTCAACTTCGCACGAACCAGCAGACCATGGCGATGATGCGGGATTCTGCTCGGTTATTTCAGGAAGATATCCGGTTGCTCCGGGAATCAGAAAAGCGGACGGAGCAGACACTGGCCGTTGCTAAACAGCCGGGAACGCGGGTCATTCAGCTCGATCCGGTGGGTAAAGGCCAGAAAGGACCCGTCATGCTCTTTTGGAACAGCCAGACCGGCGAGGTGCGGCTGGAAGTTGATTCACTGGTGCGGCCACCCGAATACATGCAGTACCAGCTATGGGCTATTGTGGACGGCAAACCGGTTGACGCGGGCGTTTTCGACATTCAGGATTGGCTGCACATTGTCCAGACCCAGAAAAAATTCGCCCGGGCTGAGGCTTTCGCCATTACCGTTGAGAAACGCGGGGGCAATCCTACTCCAACCATGGAAACCATGGTTGTCATGGGCAAAACAAATGCCTGA